From the genome of Rhododendron vialii isolate Sample 1 chromosome 10a, ASM3025357v1:
AGGAAAGAATGTCTCAAGAAGTACGGTAGGGAGTGGAAGGCgatagtgacaatatgtggaatacGATAGCTGACGGTATTAGAAGAATATCGAAAGAAGTTCTTGGCAACTCGAAGGGAAAAAGTCCAATTTCTAAGGAgacatggtggtggaatgacgaGGTTCAAACCATGGTAAAAGTAAAGAAggagtgctttaaaaagtggcaaaaggaccagaaagtgaaaaaatttcaaggttATAAGCAAGCTAGCAAGGAAGCTAAGAAAGCCGTTAGGGATGCTAAGTTGAAACCCTATGAGAATTTCAATGCTAGACTCGATagtaaaaatagagaaaagattatttataaacttgctaagctacgagaaaggaaagctagagacgtttctcaagttaagtATATAAAAGGtattgattcggtggtgttggtgaaagACAAGGCGATCAAGGATTGATGGAAGTCATATTTCGATAAGTTGTTAAACGAGATACATGAAGGAGGCTTTGGCGGGGAGGAAGTGTATGTACCTAGCGAGAACATAGAATATGAGTTTTATCGaagaatacaaaagttcgaagtggttaaagctttgaaaaggatgaaactGGGTAAGGCCCTAGGACCAAatggtatccctattgaagtgtggaaaagtctaggtgacttgggagtgacttggttgacgaagTTGTTCAACAAGATTGTTATGACTAGGAAGATGTCCGACAAATGGAGGAGCACcttagtacctatctataagaataaaggggatattcaaagctgcaacaactatagaggaattaaattgatgagtcatacgttgaagttgtgggaaagagttattgagcatctcttgaggatggtgactacggtgccagagaaacagtttgggttcatgccaggaagatcaaccatggaagctatctacccattaaggagattggtagaaaaacacagagcaaaTAAGAAGGATCTctatatggttttcatagacttagaaaaggcttatgatagggtgcctagcgacatcatatggtgggttttggtgagaaaatgagtgaccaaagggtatattgaggtgattagagacatgtatgaaggtgccgtcactaccattaAATCAGTAGTAGGGGAAACAAGTGAATTCCCAATCaccgtaggattgcatcaagggtcaacCCTGAGCCtgtacctctttgccttagttatggatgaattgactaaacaatttcaagaggatattccatggtgtatgatgtttgcagatgacattgtcctcgtagatgaaaccgctagaggtgtCAATacaaaactagaaatttggagggaagcattagagtcaaagggttttcggataagtaggagtaaaactgagtatatggtgtgcaagtttagtggtaccagtcGTGCACATGAAGAAaaagtgatgatccaagaccagaaGATACCAaaaagtgatcattttaggtatttaggctcaattattagtagagattgAGAGATTgttgatgatgtgacccataggttccaagtggggtggctcaagtggagaagcgctgctggtgtactatgtgacaagagagtacccacaaaattgaagggaaaattctatggaactgccataagaccagcgatgctttatgggacaatgttggcctattaagaaacaacatgtgagcaagatgagtgtagcggaaatgagaatgttaaggtggatgtgtggtaagactagacgagacaagattagaaatgaaactgTTCGTGAGagggtaggtgtagcacctatagaggagaagttgagggaaaataggctaaggtggtttggacatatcTACtgtagaccagaagatgcagtaCTTAAGAGAACAGATAGGATAGCTCTAGATAGCAATGTTAcagggaggggtagacctaaattgacattagatgctgtagtgcgcaaagatatgagtataatgggtctgtGTGAACAAATGGccattgacagagctcaatggaggaaacggattcatgtagccaaccctaagtgattgggacgtaaggctcggtttggtttgatttggtttacaGTCAAAACATATCATCATCACATTAgtatttttttaccttttaatgTATTTTTCATTCTCTGTGTACAATTAATATACCACAACATGTATACCTATTGCATACAACATGTCCATGTCCTGGCTTCTTAGTGAAATGAAGATATGTTGTGTCTGCATCCATATCCGTATCTATATCAGTGTTCTTAGATTTTCAAATGTACCAAAGAACTAATGAATTTGGCCTCTATGAACTTCCTTAACAGTAAATATTGTCCCATGAATAGGTTacaaatgaagaaatctggaaaCAAGTAAACACCTTAACTAACATCCATAATGGGTTCATTACTGCGAGCAGCTAAGATAAGGAAACACTATCAAACGGCCTCATTCTAGTGAATTGCTAGCAGCTACTAGAAAAATGTCTCTAACTCAGTGATTTAAAAAGCGCGCGCTATAGCGCAGCTTCTGCGCTTCAAAGAGTAGCGCTATAGCGGAGAACACCAAGGCGCAGAAAAGGCACCAAGGCGCACGCTATGGCGCAAGGCGCAGAGGCGCAAGGCGTAGAGGCGCAAGGCGCAGAGGCGCACGCCTTTTGTCTGTGATCCAAAAATTGATCCGATGgtgcagattttctgcagaaaaCACACGCGATGCACTGAataatatttgcttttaagtttAATTCCAACCCTAATTGGTTGATCGATCATACACGATACATACCCAGCAGCAGCCGAGCAGCTTCGGTGACAAGCGATCGACGATCGATCGAGACAGCAGCTTCAGGCTTCAGTTTCACTCTTCAGCGAGgtaacctcctcctcctcctcctcctcctctggttcttcttctttttcttcttcttccttcttttttctttttcttcagtAATCAGTGATTCAGTCGATTATGAGAGGGAAGAAGAGTGCAGTGGTGCcgcaattttttcttcttctttcttcttcttttttctttttctttatacgcctgtttcttttctttttttgggaaatttttttctctttttctttataggcctgtttcttttcttttttttttaacctccTGGGCAATTTTTTCTTGGAGGAGGACCAAGTGAGTTCCAAACTCACAAAAGGATAGAGACGTGTTTGGCATGCAAAAAAAAGAGCCGCATTcccagtttctctctctctctctctctctctctctctctagcctcTCTAGTAAACTGTCTTCATCCCCTTCATTCCGTTCATACTTCTTTTACTTGTACCATGAAATAAATTAATTCAGTCGCATTTATTTCTCTTaccctacatttttttttctgtttaatTACATTCAGAAAATTGAAAGACAGAGTATAACAGATTAGAAAATTTAATAAGAGCAGTACTGGTTCATTTGTGTGCACACACAGTACTATGCCCATCAATACAGTGTTCACGTTcatacccctctctctctccgcatTTGAGTCCTTCTGTTTTCTCATTAATTACCTCCTGGGCTGTTCCgctgttagattttttttttttttttccgagcaGCTATATGTGTTTATGGTATTATTTGTACTTGTTAATTATAGATGACATCTGAAAATTCTAGTAAAAAGGACCCTGGTTGGAAGTATTGCGAAAAGGTTGATCCACACAATAATATCAAGTTGAAATGTATATTTTGTAACGAAGTGAAAAATGGGGGTGTGTCAAGAATCAAGCAACACCTTGCAGGAGGAGCTAAAAGGAATACGGCGGCATGTCGCCGATGCCCACCTGAGGTTAGAGAGGAGATGAGGGAGTTTATACGTAAAAGGGATGAAGCATAGAGTCAAATTAAGTTTGTACCAGATTTTGATGATGCAATGAATGCTGATGATTATGACCTTGACCTGGATGATGATATTATTGAATCTAATCCCCGTTCTAAGAAATCTTCTACTCACGGAAGCACAACCTCCGCATCTATTCATTCTAAGCCTAAGAAACCAAGAAACATAGGGCCTCTCGACACTTACTACACTCCTGAaccagaggtggtggtggaaaatagAAAAGCCAAGGGCAAACAGCCAAAAATTGATGATAATGAACCAtataagaaaatattgaaagacCGGGCTCATCGGGCTATTGCAATGTGGATATATGATTGTGGGATACCTCTAAATGTTGTGAACAATGATTGTTTTGCGCCAATGATAGAGGCTATTGGGCAATACGGTCCGGGTTTGCCCCCACCAACTTATCATCAAGTGCGAGTCCCTCTTCTaaaaaaagaggtagaacaTGTTAACAAGTTGATGGAGGAGCACAAAAAAGACCAAGAACAATATGGGTGTACGCTAATGAGCAATGGGTGGATTGATAGGAAAAATAGAACATTGATGAATCTTTTGGTGAATTCTCCAAGGGGGACCATGTTTCTGAAATCTATGGATGCGTCTGGAATTGTAAAGGATGCAGAAAtgatatatgaattgcttgatgGGTGGGTGGAGCATATTGGAGGAGCAAACATGGTTCAAGTTGTTACGGATAGTGCTGCGGCAAATGTGGCGGCAGGTGAGAATTTTTATTTGCTATTTGGTTGTGTTACTTACTTAGTTGAAGTTatgaacaattaaaaatcaCTTATTATTCTAGACTTCtagttctaacttctaacacCACTTATTTATAACAATTACCAGGGAGATTGTTGGAGGCAAAACGACCTCACTTGTTTTGGTCTCCGTGTGCCGcccattgcttggacttgatgTTAGAAGACATTTTTAAGTTACCAAATTTGAAAACAACTTGGGAAAGGGCAATAATGATTCATGGTTATATTTATAATCGACCCTCTTTGTTGAATATGATGAGGCAATTTACCCAAAGGAAGGAGCTCGTTAAGCCGGCAAAAACTCGATTTGCAACCGCTTTTTTGACTTTGCAAAGGGTTTATGAACAAAAGGGAAACTTAAGGAAGATGTTTATTTCAGAGAAGTGGACCAATAGCAAATGGGCAAAGGAGCAAGGAGGAAAACATGTAGAAAAAGTCATGTTGATGGCCTCATTTTGGAGGAATGTGCTCCTTGCCCTCAAGTTCGCATCCCCACTTGTTAAGGTACTTAGATTGGTTGATGGAGAAGCCAAGCCTCCAATGGGATACATTTATGAGGCTATGGATCGAGCTAAAGAAACTATTGCAAATTCCTTCAATCAAAATAAGGAGTTGTATGATGAGGTCTTTAAGATAATCAACAAGAGGTGGGAATCCCAATTGCATCGGCCTTTGCATGCAGCTAGTTTTTACTTAAATcctgaatttttttacaaagatcCAGAGGCTTGCAAAGTTCCAGAAGTCATTGGAGGCCTATACAAATGTATCACAAAGTTGATTCCCAATAATGATACACAAGACCTTGTTTGTGCCGACTTGATGAAGTATGAGAGAGCTGAAGGACTCTTCGGTAACCCAATGGCAATAAGGCAAAGAAATACAAGGGCACCAGGTATCACCATGTTAACCTTAATCTAGTAACTAATTTAAGTCCTAAGAGTTGCACTTTAAGAATGTTTTCCAATATCAATATGCTATGGTGTGCAGCTGACTGGTGGGTCTCATTTGGTCATGACACTCCCGACTTGCAAAAATTTGCCGTCAAAGTTCTTAGCCTTACTTGTAGTTCCTCGGGATGCGAGCGTAATTGGAGTGTCTTTGAGCATGTGAGTATATGATAATCAAGTTCATTCATTGACTTCCTTTAGTTATGTATGATCATGAATTTAAGTCCCTTGTATAATTAATTGTTAATGCAGATTCACACCAAAAAAAGGAATAGACTAGCTCAAAAGCGTCTCAATGATTTGGTATTTGTTAAGTACAATAGAGCATTGAGACGCCGATACCTCAAACATGATTGCATTGATCCTATATCCTTCAAAGATATTGATGAGAGCAATGAATGGTTGGTTGggaagatggaggaagaagctgTGTTTGAGGGTGATGATTTGAATTGGGATGATGTTGCTTTAGCTTCTGGAGCCGAAGAACCAAGAAAAACAACTAGAGCATCAAGTTCAAAGTCAACAAACTCAATACCTATCGCGAAAATGGCAAAACCAACTCCAAAGGCTAAGGCTTCAAGAAAAAAGACATCTCTTATAGATGAGGTGATTGAAGAGGGAGAATGGGAGACggatgatgaggaggaggaagatgtggaaggatataaatcAGAATCatcagatgatgatgatgaaattgaagatgaagTTCTTGGTTCTGAGAATGATGATTAATGTCTATGCATGACTCTAGATTTTGTTGCCTTTAATCCTTTTGTTATGTCTCTAAGGCTAAACATTATTCTGTTAGcttttcatggatgatatgcTATGTTTCGTGTTTGGTACTTTCGTTTAAccattgacatgttatgttttatgacatttgaaagttttacaagtgtttgtgttgaaaacttgttctaataaaatttgcccCATTGCGAaggaatctttttttttttgcgcttcGCGTCAATAAAGCGAGCGCCGCGCCTTGCGCTAAAGCCCCTGGGGACTGTTACACCTCGGTGCGCCTttcgccatttaaaacactACTCTAACTAATAGCAGACCAAAATTGATGCTTCGGCAGTACAACAGCTAGAATCCAGCATTAATGAAAAAGGTTACCTGTTCGATAGACCATTTTCCCTCAAAGAGCTTAAAGTCTCCTTCAATCATCTTAAATTCAATCTCACGTCTATGACCAGAAGGAAGATTCTCGAGTGGCTTTTCGTAGCAATCAATAGTTCCTTTAGCATTGAAAATGAGCCCAAACGCCAAGTTCTGCTGTCCAATCTGTTAAAAGCcaagaaaaaattatgaccCTTGTACAGGAATAAGGAATTAGAAtaatttgacaaaaaacaaatgtcTATGCACAATCCAAATTTAGCAAAGATTTTAATTTGAAGCCAAAATAACAGTACAAATAAGAAAAGCAATTTCAAGTGGCTTGAAATGGGAAGATTTCTTTCCAACAAGTGCACAGAAAAATTGCCTGTACCCAAGAATCCAAGTACAATAAATGTGAATCAACTGAATGAGTCATCAactaaaatcttcttttttctccatGACTACACTATGATTAATCTCCTCACCAGTAACTCTCATGCCCAGGTACAATACTTGGAAGTGTCCATGGAGAAAATTCCAAAGGTTGAGATGCAAAATCACGATCGTTACTGGTACGTGTCCCAAAACCATTATGTAAAACCTTGGGTGTGCCTCATAAGTTATCATCTGTCTTTAGAAATGCTGCTATTACATACTCTGAACTTTTTACTCTTGTCCAACGTCATCTTGTTTTGAATTATCTCAAGGTTAATGGCATCAAGTATTTTGGTTTAGAAACATGGGACCGGTTCTACCCACACAAGTTTTGACACAAAATTTTACACTCGATCTCAACCATTGAAATCAATGGCCGAGATGAAATTGTATTTCCTTTCCTCCATCTCACTTACACCtaatctctccctccctccatcCCTCACAGCCATGGGTCTCCAACTCCACGAACAACTGTGGGTCTCCCTTCCTATCTCACAGCCGTGGTCTCCAACTCCCCACTCCGGCACCTCCATGTCCGGCCAACCCCAACGCCGACGACCCCTAATTCCGGCAAACTCCACCTTCTCTCAACCTCATCCAGTAAATTCACCTTGTTTTTAGGGAAGAATTAAATTCACCTTGTTTTCTGTAGTTGAGAGggggggttagggttttttcaTACGAAACCTGACCTTTTTCTCTTCCTAATCTGAACTGGCGACGATTGAACATGGCTTGCTGCCTGCGGTTCTGCAAATTACAGATTAGGGCATGTGTTAGTTTCCCGACCAGATTAGGGCTCGTACAAGTTTTCCAAACACAACTCGAGAGCTTCTGCCTTCCCCGATCTACTTCAGGCTTTCAGCTTTCTCCTTGTCATTATTATATAGTATCTCATTCTTTGTTGGGGAGTACTGGAAGGGTTTGAGAGAAGGTGGAGTTTGCTGGAATTAGGAGTCGCCGGAGATGTGGCTGGCCGGACATGGAGGTGCCGGAGTGGGGAGAAGCAGTTGTTCGTGGAGTTGGAGACCCACGGTtgtgagggagggagggagagattaGGTGTATGTGAGATAGAGGAAAGGGAGTAAAATTTCATCTCAGCCATTGGTTTCAATGGTTGAGATCGAGTGTCaaattttgtgtcaaaaattTGTGGGTAGAACCGGCCCCTAGAAACATTACATGCGATACAGCATTACTTAGATAACAATTTATGAGCAGAGAAGCAAGATACAAACTTTTTAAAAGCTCTATAAGAATTTTCGCTGCTTCTGAATGGCTTGTCAACTGAATTAAATGGGAAGAGGATTAAGGAGTgagctatgaagcaccaacacctCTAGAAGTCGACGTATCACAGTGTCCGGACACAAGGACACATGTCTGACACGCCACATGGCATGtccaatatttttatttaaatttttgagggggacacgggGGGACATTGATGGGACCACAGCGGGGTCAAAccgtaattttttaaaaaaaattcagggatcaaacttctttttttaaaaaatcggGGGTCACactgtaatttaaaaaaaattcgggggccatttaaagttgaaaaaaattgcaaatatatatgtatgtatataaataaatacacacgtGGCGTGTCACCGTCGTgtctgtgtccccatttttttagcatttccgtgtccgtgtccgtgcatcatagggAGTGAAAGTGAATCACATTTCAAATTTCATTCAGCAGAGAGGGGATGCAGCAGCAGTCCAACAAAAGGTGAGCATTTGCGTCAAACGACATCAATAATTGTTTGGTATTGGAGAGAGCACACAAGTAAGAACACCAATacatgaaaagtggaaaagcATATAACACGCATAAACAGAGCACAAGATAGGAGTTGAATTTACATTTAAAAAGGAATGTTAGAACTTGTCCCAAAtgggttaattataacctccataactagtatatgagcttgggtaggctctccactcattgcaagtggttttgagttggatgctttaacaaggAATACATATCTTTAATACCTATGGTTAATCTGCATTTCACTTTGACTCTGGCTGTTTAAAAATATGACGACACAACCCTGTATGGTAACAAGTACTTAGCAAATTCTTTcttaattgaagaaataattgaaaactaaacaaccAAAGGTTTTCTAATCTGCCTTACATCTagcatgattattaatatcaAAGCTGGTTAGTGATAGGATCAGTAGGGTAGTGAGATAGAGTAACTTAGGGTAATTTAGCTCTCTTCCCGTATATATGCTATGGAAGAGTTGTGAACCCCTTTACAAAAATGTGTGCAAGAGATCACAAGTTCTGAGATATAATTTTTGGAACCAAACACCAAGAAACAGTCTTCAAGCAAACTTGGCGTAAAAGGAGTAAAAGGAAGAAGTACAAGGAATGAGGGTGTGTGGTGTGGTTATTGGTTAAATGAGGGTACCTGGAAAAGACGGACAAAATTGCCTCTCCTTTCAAGCACTTGGCTGACGGCGAGACCAGGGATGTAGTCGGCTAACTTCTCGTATTCCGTCAAGATATTCCATACAGTTTGAAGGCTCGCATCTATAGGAAtccgagatcgaattctgcgaGAGTTCTTCCTAATCTCTTCTATCTCAATCTCAATGTCGTCATCGCCGCTGCTTCTGTCAACGGAGAGTAACCCCATGCCTCCGGAGAGATCAGAGTCATCCTCCTCTCTATTGTCATCACCACCAACATCAACATCATCTGAAGCATCCTCGTTGTTGCCAAATAAAGTGGTGGACTCTATTTTCGAAGAATTTGCATGGAAGGGTTGGGAAGATGGTGCAATAGGCTTTCTTGCTACTAAGGATCTCAAGTTTATGATTCTTGTGGTTGGAAGGGATGAAAATGACGGAGGAATGATGGAGCTAATACTGGAACTAGCTGCTTGGGGAAACAGCAATTGCAGTTGGGGACAAGGAAGGGCATGTGGAGGGGGGAAGAGCCAGTCTAAGCAGACCGAGAAGGCGTGCATTTGCATTTCCTCCAACACCACAAAACCACAAAACTTCAATCATTGTAGCAACTAAATATATCATGCAGAAAACCAAACTAAAGTTTTGATGTATTAAGCTTATTGATGTTCTAGCAACCAAGGAGCAATTTCCAACACTACTTATATCAGAAATCACAAGTTGATcaagctacaaaaaaaaattatcagtCACATAAGCAATAAGTGCACAATATCACTATCAAAAGACTGACCCTAACATAAATGCACAATATCACTTACCTATAGGATATCATCACAGGTGCGTAACTAGTGAATGGTCTTCAAAATTATAAACATCAGCTGTGATACCCATTATGACAATCAACACaaagattttcaaatttgacAAAACCCAGTATCCAAAATACAAGTAGTTCACATCCTAGTAAAACCCAACTCCctctttcaaaaataataccCTTCTTTTAATACTGTTTGAACTTCCTTTATTAtcttctctcttcctccattTTCATCCTCCATGTATTTCTCTCTAATTTCGTTACCTTCAAACGTCATTTCCATGCACTCCTCCACTTTCGGCTAACATCTAAGAATAAACATATGTATGGGCAAGTTACATGTGCACATGCACACTCCTCACACCCAGCCCCTACTCATCTCGCTATTCCACTCCAAGTGCAGCACGCACAATCTGTGGACACTGGAGTCTGGATACCTAATGCCTTGCACCGAACGCGCATACAAATCCGCTTAGGAGACCCCACAGACATCCCAAGGTACGATATTTGAAATTGCACTACAAGACTATAAAACGATtaccaaacaaaataatttgGCACAAAACATTCGATACCTAAACCAATGTCCTAAATCgaaaccgagagagagagataccgaTTGTGATTGAGTTTCTTCGTAAAGCAGCGAGAAGGAGTGAGTGGCGATAACGGCTTCGCACGGGGTTGTCGATAGACAGATAGACCAGAGAATAGAATAGCTAAGCTAAACAGTGGTTGCAACTGCTTTGGTTTGACAAGTGGGAGAGTTCATCGAGAGGGGGAGAAAAATTGGGTCGTTTACCTTTAGCGCCGTCTGAGCATTTCCAATCTTCAATCAAATCTTGacttaaatttaaatttgaataaaaaacacCTGAAACCCTCCTTCATTCTTTATCCAAACCTATACCGCTCAAATTTAATTACATTCAaacccttactcaaattttttatgGCAAATTTCACACAATAATACTAAATGAAGcttttattcatatttttactcaaatttgagatgGAGATACTCTCGACCGTTAAATTGTC
Proteins encoded in this window:
- the LOC131302416 gene encoding uncharacterized protein LOC131302416 isoform X2, whose amino-acid sequence is MQMHAFSVCLDWLFPPPHALPCPQLQLLFPQAASSSISSIIPPSFSSLPTTRIINLRSLVARKPIAPSSQPFHANSSKIESTTLFGNNEDASDDVDVGGDDNREEDDSDLSGGMGLLSVDRSSGDDDIEIEIEEIRKNSRRIRSRIPIDASLQTVWNILTEYEKLADYIPGLAVSQVLERRGNFVRLFQIGQQNLAFGLIFNAKGTIDCYEKPLENLPSGHRREIEFKMIEGDFKLFEGKWSIEQYSIERCEDGDSSEGQESHTTLSYVVDVEPKLWLPVRLVEGRLCREITVNLSCIRVEAQKRGE
- the LOC131302416 gene encoding uncharacterized protein LOC131302416 isoform X1, which produces MQMHAFSVCLDWLFPPPHALPCPQLQLLFPQAASSSISSIIPPSFSSLPTTRIINLRSLVARKPIAPSSQPFHANSSKIESTTLFGNNEDASDDVDVGGDDNREEDDSDLSGGMGLLSVDRSSGDDDIEIEIEEIRKNSRRIRSRIPIDASLQTVWNILTEYEKLADYIPGLAVSQVLERRGNFVRLFQIGQQNLAFGLIFNAKGTIDCYEKPLENLPSGHRREIEFKMIEGDFKLFEGKWSIEQYSIERCEDGDSSEGQESHTTLSYVVDVEPKLWLPVRLVEGRLCREITVNLSCIRVEAQKWVLSPKFFNFLLRKALSH